Part of the Chitinophagaceae bacterium genome, TTTCGTATCAACAGAGTATAAAAATTTTTTTGAAGCAACAATCAAAAAAAAAATTATCTACCTCTACTTTAGAAACATTAGCAATTATTGCGTACAAACAACCCATAACAAAACAAGAAATAGAAAAAATAAGAGGAATGAATAGCGACTATACCGTACAAAAATTATTAGAAAAAGAATTAGTTATTATAAAAGGAAAATTGGATACTGTGGGGAAACCCTTAATATATGGAACAAGCACAAAATTTATGGATTATTTTGGAATTAATGATATAAATGAACTTCCAGCTCTCAAAGATTTTTTTAATACCGAAAATACATTATTAATAGAAGACAAACAAGAATAAATAAACAAAATGGATAAAAAGAAAGGGGGGGATAAAAAAAGATTTTCGGATGGTTTTACACACAAAAAAAACAATACAGAAAATAAAGAAGGGATAAAACAAACAAAATCAAAAAGAAATAGAA contains:
- the scpB gene encoding SMC-Scp complex subunit ScpB, with the translated sequence MEYFVNHVEALIFASTNPITAEEIKNVLEEMFSVKIADSDIHFSLQVLEEKYRDENYAMEVLKIGGGYQFLTKLSYQQSIKIFLKQQSKKKLSTSTLETLAIIAYKQPITKQEIEKIRGMNSDYTVQKLLEKELVIIKGKLDTVGKPLIYGTSTKFMDYFGINDINELPALKDFFNTENTLLIEDKQE